The Siansivirga zeaxanthinifaciens CC-SAMT-1 region AATTTTACGCTGAGGTTCTTTGGTTTCTTTACCGTCTTTGTCTGTAATAGTTGCTGGTTCGTGGTCTGGATCGTTTATTTCTTTAGTTCCAAATTTAATTGGAATAGGCATAAACTTATTGTATTTTAAAAGCAGCTCACGAATACGAGATTCTTCAAGAAATTCGGTTGAGTCTTCTGCAATGTGAAGAATAATCTCGGTACCTCTGTCTTCTTTAGTGCCTTCTTCTAGCGTGAATTCTGGCGAACCGTCGCAAGTCCAATGTGCCGCAAGAGCACCTGTATGCGATTTGGTTAAAATTTCAACCTTTTCGGCAACCATAAATGCCGAGTAAAATCCGAGACCAAAATGACCAATAATACCAGCATCTTTAGCAGAATCTTTATATTTATCTAGAAACTCTTCGGCACCAGAAAATGCCACTTGGTTAATGTATTTTTCAACTTCTTCGGCAGTCATACCTAAACCTTGGTCTATAATATGAAGCTTTTTGCCTTCTTTATCAATTTTAACTTCTATTTGAGGATTGCCATATTCCGATTTAGACTCTCCAATGCTTGTTAAATGCTTTAGTTTTAATGTTGCATCTGTACCATTACTAATTAACTCACGTAAAAATATTTCGTGGTCGCTGTATAAGAATTTTTTAATAAGCGGAAAGATATTCTCTACCGATACATTAATGTTTCCTGTTGCCATAATTGATTTCTATTTTTTTTTCCGCGAAAGCGAAAACTGTTTAACTTAATTTTATAAAATGATTTTAGTCAAAAAAAGTACCAAGACTTAAAAAGTGACAAACTGACACTGTTTTAATTTTACTGAAGTATAATTTCTAGTTTGATATTTACTTATAGTTGTTGTACTTTGTGTTACTAAAACTAAATATGATATGTACAATTCTAAAATAATTGGCTTAGGTAAATATGTGCCAGACAATGTAGTTACAAATAACGATTTGTCTAAAATGATGGATACCAATGATGCATGGATACAAGAGCGCACAGGCATTAAGGAACGCCGTTGGGTAAAAGAAGGTTCTGGCGACACTACAGCAACTATGGGCGTTAAGGCAGCGAAAATCGCCATTGAACGCGCTGGAATTGATAAAGATGATATCGATTTTATTGTGTTTGCTACGTTGAGTCCCGATATGTATTTTCCTGGTCCTGGCGTGCAAGTACAGCATGCTTTGGGTATTAAAACAGTTGGCGCCTTAGATGTACGTAACCAATGTTCGGGCTTTGTATATGCGCTGTCGGTTGCCGATAATTTTATTAAAACGGGCATGTATAAAAATATACTTGTTATTGGTAGTGAATTGCATTCGCATGGTTTAGACAAAACAACTCGCGGAAGAAGTGTATCGGTTATTTTTGGAGATGGAGCCGGGGCTGCCGTTTTAACACGCGAAGAAAATAATAGCAAAGGCATTTTATCGACCCATTTACACAGTGAAGGCGAACATGCCGAAGAATTGGTACTTATTGCCCCCGGGCTGGGTAAGCGTTGGGTGAATGACATTTTAAAAGATAACGACCCTAACGACGAAAGTTATTTTCCTTACATGAATGGACAATTTGTATTTAAAAATGCGGTGGTTCGTTTTAGTGAAGTCATTATGGAAGGTTTAATTAAAAATAATCTTCAGGTGGATGCTATTGATATGTTAATTCCGCATCAGGCCAATTTGAGGATTGCACAGTTTATTCAGAAAAAGTTTAAACTTAATGACGATCAGGTTTTTAATAATATTCAAAAGTATGGAAACACCACAGCAGCTTCGATTCCTATAGCTTTAACAGAAGCATGGGAAGAAGGTAAAATAAAAGAAGGTGATACCGTTGTATTGGCAGCCTTTGGAAGTGGTTTTACTTGGGGTAGTGTCATTATTAAATGGTAAAACAATATTAAAAAACCCAAAACGAAGTGGTTTTGGGTTTTTCTAGCTATTAATCAACTTCAACTAACACTAAAAAATTGTGAAGAATCATACTTATAACACGTAAAAACTTCCAAATTATTGTATTAACCTTGTTTTTTTAACTTCATTTAACATTAAAAAAAAACCGAAACAAAAATTGTTTCGAGTTTATCTAAAAAAACACACAAACTTTACTAAATTTTATAATGTGAAGGTGACTAACTCTAAATAATTATATATTGTATGTAGTAGTTATGTATGTTTTTTTGTAACGTATGGTTTACAATTTTATTGTACGAAAAAGTAATTTTTTTTAATTATATATAAAAAAAACCATCAATGTTACTTGATGGTTTTTTACAAAGCATATTAATTGAAGTAAGTATTTCTTAGGGGAATTATCTAATATTTTGTTTAATTTAAAGAGTGACTAATTCAAATAAAATGAAACAGATAAATATTAGATGAGGTTTAATTTAATTATTTAATTTGAATTAATCAAGATAAAAATGCATAAACTTCACATTTTCAATATGTTTTGGGTGTTTTCCCCTCGTTTTTCATCAAAAAAATTAAAAAAATAAGTAATATGAATAAAAAAACTTTAGTAGTAGGAGCTTCATTAAAACCAGATAGGTATTCAAATTTTGCTATTCGAAAATTAAAAAATTCAAATATTGAAGTTGTGGCATTGGGTTTGAAATCTGGTGAGGTTGCTGGTGTTTTTATCTCTAAAGATTTGGTCGATTATAAAGACATTCATACGGTTACGTTATATCTTAATCCTCAAAATCAAATAGCTTACTACGATTATATTGTATCGTTAAAGCCAAAACGTGTAATTTTTAACCCAGGTACAGAAAATTCCGAATTTTATAAAATTTTAGATGAAAACAACATAAATTATGAGGTGGCTTGCACCTTAGTTTTGCTTTCTACTAATCAATTTTAAACCAATAAAAGTTAATAAGCCATTAATTAAAAGGATTTCAAAACCAATTTGATAGCCATTAAGTAAATCGGGCGAATATTTATTTATATAAAATGATAGGATTGGAGCAATTAAAGCTATAATCCAAACGTATTTATCTTTAATTTCAGATTTTGTTAAAATTCCGAATGCAAATAAACCTAGCAACGGACCATAAGTGTATCCAGCGGCTTTAAATAATTCCCAAATTACAGAAACGTCTTTAAAAAGCGCATCAAAAATAATAATCACAATTACCAATAAAGCGCTTATAAAACCATGAATTTGTTTCCGTATTCTTTTTTGTGAAGCCTCTGGTTTTTTGTCAATTTCAACAATATCAATACAAAAAGCGGTGGTTAACGATGTTAAAGCCGAATCTGCACTGCTGTAGGCTGCAGCGATAAGACCTAGAATAAAAAATCCCGATGTTACCATGCCAATCTCTGGTAACATGGCTATGGTAGGGAAGAGGTTATCTTTACTAACTAAGAGGTTATGTGAACTTGCATATTGGGTAAGCAACAATCCCAGAATTAAAAAAAGGATGTTTACAAAAATTAAAACGACACTAAATGAGATCATGTTTTTTTGTGCGTCCTTAATATTTTTGCAGGTTAGGTTTTTTTGCATCATATCCTGGTCTAATCCTGTCATTGTAATGGTTATAAACATGCCAGATAAAAAGCTTTTAATAAAAAATTGGGGGTCGTTTATGTTTTCAAAAAAGAAAACTTTAGATAAAGCACTTTCTTTAACATTGGTGTAGATATCTGAAATACTATTTAAATCTAATGCCGAAGCCAAAAAACTTATAGTAACCACCACAGAAACAAGCATGAAAAGTGTTTGTAGTGTATCTGTAAAAATAATCGTTTTAATACCGCCTTTAAACGTGTAAAGCCAAATAAGAAGTATGGTTATAATTACCGTTATAAAGAAGGGAATGTGAAAGTGGTTAAAAACTAATAACTGTAAAACTTTTGCAACCAAAAACAATCTAAAAGAGGCGCCAACAATTCTTGAAATTAAAAAGGCGGTAGAGCCTGTTTTGTAGCTGGTTACCCCAAACCGATCTCTTAAATAGGTGTAGATAGAAGTTAAATTAAGTTTGTAATAAATAGGTAAAAGCACGTAGGCGATTACTAAGTATCCAAAAAAATACCCAAAAACCACTTGTAAATACCCAAATTGATTGGCTTCTACAGCACCGGGAACCGATATAAAGGTAACGCCCGATAGTGAAGCGCCAATCATGCCAAATGCTACTAAATACCATGGTGCCGATTTATTGGCTTTAAAAAAGGCTTCGTTAGAGTCTTCCTTTCCTGTGAAATAAGAAATTAGTATTAATACAATAAAATAGGCAGCAATAAGAAATAAGATTTGCGTAGCAGACATTTATTTTGAATTTTCAGCCAAAATACAAAATAGTTTAAAGCTATCGGGGTCAAATTTTTATATTAAAAGCCAATCGGTTATTTGAATTTATTTTAAATGTGTTAAATTCGCAGCCATGGAATTTTCATCGAAGTTGTTAGAACGAGCAGTTAACGAAATGTCGCAATTACCTGGTATTGGTAAGCGTACGGCATTGCGTTTGGTTTTGCATATGTTAAAACAACCCAAAGAGCAAGCAACAGCCCTATCTGAAGCCTTGCTTAATATGCGAAACGACGTTAAGTTTTGTAAGTCGTGTTATAATATTAGCGATGTAGAAATTTGTGAAATATGTTCCAATCCCGTTAGAGATCAATCTATTGTATGTGTTGTTGAAGATGTTCGCGACGTTATGGCTATTGAAAACACAAATTCCTTTAAAGGCTTATACCATGTTCTTGGTGGCAAAATTTCACCAATGGATGGTATTGGACCTCATGATTTAAATGTACAGTCTCTAGTAGATAAAGTGAAAGAAGGTAAAATAAAAGAATTGTTTTTTGCGTTAAGTTCTACTATGGAAGGTGACACAACCAATTTTTATATTTTTAAACAAATTCAAGACTATAATATTTTTACTTCAACTATTGCCAGAGGAATCTCTGTAGGTGACGAATTAGAGTATGCCGACGAAATTACCTTAAGCAGAAGTATAGTAAATCGTGTGCCTTTTGAGAATTCTTTAAAACTTTAAATTCATTTATATATTGAAAATTAACCAAAAAGCGACCCTAAAATATTAATAGCCAATTGAAACTTTCGGTAATCATTTTAAATTATAACGTACGCCACTTTTTAGAATTATGTATAAAAAGTGTACAGGCTGCCATAAAAAATCTTGACGCAGAGATTATAGTGGTCGATAACAATTCCAAAGACCATAGTTGCGATATGGTCCTTAAATTATTTCCCGAAATACTTTTAATACAAAACAAAGAAAATTTAGGCTTTTCTAAAGCCAATAATTTAGCCGTAGCACAAGCAAAAGGCGAGTTTATTTGTATATTAAATCCAGATACTGTTGTAGCCGAAGATACGTTTGATGCCTTATTAAAATTTTCTCAAAGCAAAGATAAATTAGGAATAGTAGGCTGTAAACTGGTTAATGGTTCCGGTCTTTTTTTACCAGAAAGCAAACGTAATATTCCTTATGTTAGTGTTTCATTAAGTAAAATATTAG contains the following coding sequences:
- a CDS encoding 3-oxoacyl-ACP synthase III family protein; its protein translation is MYNSKIIGLGKYVPDNVVTNNDLSKMMDTNDAWIQERTGIKERRWVKEGSGDTTATMGVKAAKIAIERAGIDKDDIDFIVFATLSPDMYFPGPGVQVQHALGIKTVGALDVRNQCSGFVYALSVADNFIKTGMYKNILVIGSELHSHGLDKTTRGRSVSVIFGDGAGAAVLTREENNSKGILSTHLHSEGEHAEELVLIAPGLGKRWVNDILKDNDPNDESYFPYMNGQFVFKNAVVRFSEVIMEGLIKNNLQVDAIDMLIPHQANLRIAQFIQKKFKLNDDQVFNNIQKYGNTTAASIPIALTEAWEEGKIKEGDTVVLAAFGSGFTWGSVIIKW
- a CDS encoding CoA-binding protein, with the protein product MNKKTLVVGASLKPDRYSNFAIRKLKNSNIEVVALGLKSGEVAGVFISKDLVDYKDIHTVTLYLNPQNQIAYYDYIVSLKPKRVIFNPGTENSEFYKILDENNINYEVACTLVLLSTNQF
- a CDS encoding sodium:solute symporter encodes the protein MSATQILFLIAAYFIVLILISYFTGKEDSNEAFFKANKSAPWYLVAFGMIGASLSGVTFISVPGAVEANQFGYLQVVFGYFFGYLVIAYVLLPIYYKLNLTSIYTYLRDRFGVTSYKTGSTAFLISRIVGASFRLFLVAKVLQLLVFNHFHIPFFITVIITILLIWLYTFKGGIKTIIFTDTLQTLFMLVSVVVTISFLASALDLNSISDIYTNVKESALSKVFFFENINDPQFFIKSFLSGMFITITMTGLDQDMMQKNLTCKNIKDAQKNMISFSVVLIFVNILFLILGLLLTQYASSHNLLVSKDNLFPTIAMLPEIGMVTSGFFILGLIAAAYSSADSALTSLTTAFCIDIVEIDKKPEASQKRIRKQIHGFISALLVIVIIIFDALFKDVSVIWELFKAAGYTYGPLLGLFAFGILTKSEIKDKYVWIIALIAPILSFYINKYSPDLLNGYQIGFEILLINGLLTFIGLKLISRKQN
- the recR gene encoding recombination mediator RecR, with protein sequence MEFSSKLLERAVNEMSQLPGIGKRTALRLVLHMLKQPKEQATALSEALLNMRNDVKFCKSCYNISDVEICEICSNPVRDQSIVCVVEDVRDVMAIENTNSFKGLYHVLGGKISPMDGIGPHDLNVQSLVDKVKEGKIKELFFALSSTMEGDTTNFYIFKQIQDYNIFTSTIARGISVGDELEYADEITLSRSIVNRVPFENSLKL